A window of Gadus chalcogrammus isolate NIFS_2021 chromosome 2, NIFS_Gcha_1.0, whole genome shotgun sequence genomic DNA:
CTGCTTGGCCCAGTGGGCCACGCCCGCCTGCAGCCCGTCCATCTGGGCCAGGATGAAGCCCGTGTGCCTCCACAGGGGGTCCGAGCTCTGGTTCAGCCGCACCTGCTCCCGGCTCCACTCGTCCTGCTGCCTGCGGCCACACAGGAACATTTACAATGTTACCTCAGGGAGTTTAGCacacgctttaatccaaagcgatttataagtatatttgtcagaagaaagagaaacatatCTCtgacggtacagtaaggatgttcatagaaccaagtcatgtcaacaacaacaacaacaacaacaacaacaacaacaaaccaacagCAGCCCCGACTTCTCCAATTGCTGAAGGGCCCTATCCAACAGAAATCTTTTGTGAGGCGTCTGCATAACATTGGGAGGTTTGGGCTGGAGGTAGGTTCagacaaaagcgtctgctgaatgccctcaATGCAAGTGTAAAAGTAGCTGTTCACAGAGAGGGGGGATTTGTCGCGACCGCTCTGGTAGAGGAGTTCAAGAATGGGACTCCCCCTAGCCCACTCCAGTGTAGGTAAATGTTGACGAGGAGTCCAAACATGTCTAGTGTAAGAACTCGCGTGTGAACGGTTCACCAGGGTACGAGCGGTAGGAGAGGGGGCCGTCGGTGGAAAACGAAACAAGCTGTTGCCCTGCTCCACTGCCTTATAGGAGGATGTGAAACCGGCCACACCGAGACCCGTCAGCTAAAGCAGAAGAAGATGTTCTCTGTGGGGACCGGAGGGTTGTTGGTCCCGACGATGTCCGGGGGTTCCGTTTCGAGggggtgtggagggagggggaggggggggggaggttaaaccaaagtaaacaaaaacagaCTCACTTCATGAACTTCTGCACTTTGCTCAGGACCTCGGGGCTTTGGATGAGTTGAGGATACATGTTGGTGTAGTGGTCCATGATCtgcctgagaggaggagaggagagaggaggggataggagagagtagaggagagtggggagaggagaagagaggaggaggagatgacgagagaggaggagaggagggagaggaggagaggagagagaggagaagagggaggaggggaaggaaggacagggggagaggagaggagtggagagagtagaggaggagaggagagagaggagagggataggaggagacggaggagaagaggagagaggagagcagagttgATAAGAGGTTCCGTCTCACATCCGACAGTCTAAAGAAACAAAAATGTCTGCCGTCTTACTGGGCGGTGAGGTAGCCTTCCAGGTAGCCGGCCAGAAAGAAGGTGATGTCATCGGGCTGGAGGCTCTGGCCATACCCCGCCCGGATCTCCAGCACCCCCCAGCCGGTGGTCAGCAGGGTGTCGTTGAGGTAGCCGTAGGCGTCCCCCGTGGGCTCCAGCGTGCCCTCCTTCAGCCGGACCGTCTTCAGGGTGGGGTCCCAGTACGCGGTGGCGGCGGTCAGCTCTGACAGACACAGAGCCTTATTTAGCACCACGGACGCCATCGGTTTGGGAGAACGGTTAAGTTGGTCTCGTGACGGTTGATTGGTATACAGTGGATGTTCGTTTTTCTATTTTTCGTAGATTGTTGTATTGCTACTAAGTACATAGCTTTCCTATGCAAGTGCTGTGCAGTCAAGCATTCATTCAATTTTAGCCTTCAACATCTCATCCACAATTTACAGCAATTATGTCAAATAATCGCTTGcatttataacaataaaaacatattttatccTCTCTCCGATCATGTCAATCACATGGGTCCCCCCAACTTTAATGTCCCCTCCAATTTACTGCTCAATAATTaaatatggggggggggataagaagaagaagaagaagaagaaccacCAGAGGCGGGACAGACATTATTATGGCTGTTTTGCCACTGAACACAAATGGACATGTCACAGAAAATATTGAGTTAGTTTGACCTCTTATGTGTCACATGTTGTGACagtttgtttttaaatgaataTACACGTACAGAAGGGAATTTGGAAAAGATAACAGTGGTAATTGTTATCTACAGAACGATACATTAACTCTGTGGAACAGTTGAGAAGATAAATATAGACCAATCAAAGGTTGACCTTTAGAAGGGACATGAGGGCAGATCTGAGTTAAGTTGGGCCCCTTGGTCAACAGGTCTGAGAGTTAATTAACTTTGGACGTATTTAAAGTTATAGAATGAATCAATTCGAGGGAAGATTCCAAAGAGACTAACTTTTACAATGTTTTTAAACTTTTAAAGTTGTAAATGTGAATAACATATCTTGGAAGGGATTAAAGGTGGATTGACCTCTGTGGATCAAATGTTAAGACAGCAATAGCATTTGGCAAGATTAAAAAAGGAACAGCTTTTGAACATTGAAATATTTAGGACAAATTGAAATTAGAATGTTGAATATGTTTTGATTGTAATAAATGCAAGAAAATCACAATTATAATTGTTGCTTGCAGTTGAGATGCCGATGGCAATACTTGAATGGATGTTGACCTCTTAGCGATTTCATAGAAAAGCTTTTGTCAATTCTTAGGacaatattaaattaaagtAGACCTATCTAAGACATGGAAATCAAAGGACGTAAATTGATCATGTGGATCGTCCCCAACATTGTCTGTTAAACTCTATTTTGAGGTGACAGTATTTTTGCAATTAATGCTAATTTAACCTGCCAGTTCTACATGGCAGATTGAGGGGGTTTGATACTTTCGGTCAACAACATAAGAAGACAGGAGGTCGTTTGGTGTTTCCAGACGGGTCAGGAGGTCCAGCAGGCCTACAGAAACATGATGCATGGAGCACcatggaggagagaaggggggggggggggggtgaggagagaagaggggagaggacgagggaggaaaggagaagaggggagaggagaaaatgggagaggagaggagaggggaggggaggaggagagaggagaggagaaccgCGGAGGCGTTGCTACTTACTGTCTGCTGCGGAGGAGGAACCGCCGGCAGCAGCGCTTAGTAAAACAACCAGACACAGTCGGGTGTATAGGAGCATGTTTGTATTTTGTTGCTCCAACGAGTGCTAAATTCGTGCTCTTTAAGAAACCTTCACGCGTGCAGCTCGACTGACAAAAGACAACAACTTCCCGAATCCGGGAACGTGTCCAAGGGTCCAAACTCAAGGAGGTTCCTGGTGGAGAAATGACGTCAGGGGACgatttctgattggctacaaGTCACGCGGCGTTTACCTTTACTTTTTAAAAGCGTGTTACAATTTTGTTGGATTGCATTTTTATCTCACTGTCGATTCTGTTATTCTTAAACTTCTGTCTATCCAAAATAAGTCAGTATCAGAATAAAAATACAACCcaccccagacgggactcgaacccacaatccctggcttaggaggccagtgccttatccattaggccactggggcTTTCGTCAAGACACTTGTTTTCCCTGAAATTGATACATTGTATATTTAATATCTACGCTATAAAAAACGAACAATTATTAGTaaattatattaaataataGTTTAATAGATAACTATATTTATCGTGAAAGTAATTAACTTTTAAGTCGTTAGACCAAGTTAAAAATAAGAATATCTACATATTATGAATTTAAATATCTATCATGTATCACGCTGGGCGCAGGgagaaatatattttattcatattgtctgatacactcacgcacacacacacacacacaaacagaagcaaACGCTGTGTGATTAAAGCCACAATGAAATAAATCATACCAACCGTATATAGCAACAATattacaataaacaaaaacattaaataatatTTCAGATACACAAACAGTAATTCCCTCAAGCTGTCCGACATAAAAAGATAGATCACTCCAAGTTTAATTAGTTAACTAAGTCTCATGAATAATGAGGCTTGGAATGACAGAAAAGGGTTGCTCCTCACACTAAGTtaatttaacaaaacaaaagtgGAAAATAGAACGTCATAAAATCAAAGTACAAGGATGCTTTAGTTTGGTCATAATGCCACAATGATTTCCCttcataaatacaatatatcaCATAGTTTAAAGTTTTAAAATGAACTTTGAAAAGGCAAAAGAGACGTAGGCTATACATTTTTAGTGCACTCAATTATAGAGCATCTGAAAacaccagtgtgtgtttgtaacaaACCTGCGACTTATTTAATCTTGTCTTTATATCCTACtatccattatttatttatttatttatttatactagATATGTTTAGTAATTTTACTCAGTTATCAGTTTGTATAGAACTTATAATAATTCCCATTGCCATTCATAAAGGCTTGAGCATTGGCTGAAATATAAAAGCACTTATTGCCTTTTAGCGCGGAGGGTCAGTTAACCCTAATGTATGATCTATACCCCTTCATGTTACAACATCCTACACAGGCAGTCAGAAGAGAAGGCACACAACATTCAGACAGTACTGCTGACCGCGCCATAGACGATAAGTCTAAAGTCACTGGGATAtacccccccttcctgcactcatCAGAAATAGCACGGGGCTAGCGGTAGCACAGGGCTAGCGGTAGCACAGGTCTATCGGAGCAGGAAGGATCAAAGGCTTTAATTTTTGGTTCAGACGAACATGCATAATGTAGCTCATATTACATTAATAGAATCCAGTGTAACCATCAATATTCCTCTGAATTTTAAATGGgaataataaacaaatgaataatAAACTAGATCACTCTGTAACTGTGAACCTTCCAGTGTAATATTCCATTGTAACCTAAACGATTCCAGTGTAACTGAGAACATTCCAGTGCAACAGAACATTCAAATGTAACTATATGAATATTCCAGTGTAATATTCCAGTGTAATCCAGAACATTCCAGCGTTACTGAGGACATTTCACTGTAATATTCCGGTATAACTGAGATTATTCCAGTGTAATATTCCAGTGTAACTCGCAGTGCAGGAAGATCtcaaggtggtggggggggggggggggtaagaagaagaagaaccacCAGAGGCGGGACAGATCACATGACCCTGTGACCCTCACTCGTCGTCAATCAGCTTCTCGCCGCCGTTCTCCGCCTGTCTGcccactcctcctccgccctcctccttgtccttcgcctcctcctcctcctcctcctcctcctcgtcctcctggtCGTCGTaggcctgtgattggccgcCGTAGTTGATCATGGTGCGGGAGAGGTCCACCTCGATGGGGAAGACGTCCGCCTCCTTCAGCACGGCGTAGCACTCGTCGTAGTAGCGCGACATGCCCGACACGAAGCGCTGCAGCTGGAACACGATGTCCTGGACTGGAGAGgggaaggcggggggggggggggggggagggagagtagggGGAGGGATAAGAGGGGGGGATTAAGATGGGTTAGGCGAGAGTAgaaaggagacaggagggaaagagaggaggaaagatgagatgggaggaggagagagaagaggagagggggaggaggagggagtgagagtgtgttgggggggggagaggagtgaagagaaggaggagaggagagaaaacaaagaaTAGAATGATCGGTGGAAGGAAGGAATGAAAATAAGacgaaaggaaaacaaaaaggaaataattataatttttaaTTCAATCTATCTTTCattgagggacagagagagagtgagcggtaGAGGTGTACCGTGTTTCTGGTCCAGCAGTTCGATCTTCTCCAGCACGTCCTTCCTCATCTTGGCGAAGCGCGCCCGGGCCTCCTGACGACAGCGCAGCACCAGACGGTACTCGTAGTTACCAGTACACACCCGGTACATGGGCTCTCCCatggcctgcacacacacacacacacacacacacacacacacacacacacacacacacacacacacacacacacacacacacacacacacacacacacacacacacacacacacacacacacacacgtaaaaggAATGCATTACTTTTGTAATGCATCTAGTAGTGCTTGTTGCAAACGTGTTGCAGTGTCATCAGAAAGGCAGAGCTGTCACTCACGATGCTGGTGTACTCCTCATCGTCCATCTCCTTCACCTTCAGGCAGTAGGACTGAAGCAGGGGGAACAGACGGTGGTCATGTGATCATCCTGGCAGAACCtcagcacaacacacaacatctTCCACTCCGAGCAGCCTGACTCCAGAGCTGAGACCAGCATTAGGCCACTGATGAGGGCCAGAGATAAGACTGGGTACCCCCCATCCCGTTCTGCCGGCGAGTTGAATCGCCCTGCAGAacggtctggagaagagcaatacatttctttctgcttccgatagtTATTTGCGGGAGCAAATAACTACAAGCGGTCTTacccccctggcgcgctattggctggtttaacacagggaccacagggaagcgacggcaggCAGCCAATTGCAACCAGAGTCAGTTGAACGAGGCCTGTTGATCacacctcttgtgctgaagaaaatgacagcagcctccccagaccaacgtgcaatctaagatggagcttggtctggcgatagccaggctagcccagAGGTACAGCCTGAGCGGGGGTCAGAAGGGGTCCTGTGGTAAAACACGGTACTTGCCAGGTATTCAAACTTGACGTCCAGGTACTTGCGGATGGTGAGCTTGGTGTCAGGGATGGCTTTGTGGAGGTACGTGTTCAGGTCATGGAGCATCTGTGGAGAAAAGGTGGGGACCGTGTTACACAGAGATACATCGGTGTGAGACGCACCTCTAAACTGGAGGGCATGACCAAGTTAATGGTTTCCCAATGACAACATTAAAGTTTTACAAAAAGTGAGAAAACTGCCCCTAAATAGAAAAGACCAGTAATTTTGGATTGCTGGCTAGGTGCTTAATAAGCCAGGAAACTAAAAACACAGTGTTGTTTATTTAGCAATCCATTATTAGCTATTAAGCTTGCTAATTAAAACACCAAGTATTAGCTCATCAGCAAGCTAATTAAACAGCCAGTATTAGCTTATTAGCTAGCTAATCAGCTAGCCAATATGAGTTATCCATGTTAGCCAACAATGCTCATAATGACGATTAGGCTCGAGCGCTGGATGCTATGTTGCGCGAACATTACAACCGGTAGAACGTTACTCACCGGCTTGATGGTCTTCAGCAGCTGGATTCCGAACTTCTCGATGTTGCGGTGGGCGTCGGCGAACTTCACGAAGGCCTCGCTGGCCGCCGCCTGCGGCTCCCGCACGCCGATGACGGAGAACACGTCCCCGAACGCTGTCAACGGTCACCATGGTTACATATCTGTCCCCTGACCTCATGTGCAAACGGACATCAGGGAGCTGCAACGATGTGCAATACTTCAGCTCATATTCTAAAACGGAACTGCACGTCAGATGATTTAAAATCGGCGGATTCAAATGAAATATTCAAATTAGCGGAATGATACAGGTTTGTGATAGAAAGTCACTTTGCACCAATAAACAAAAAGATAaacaaagaaatatataaacCAACTATATAAGCGGGAAATTCAAGATCTAAACAGTATATTTATGTTGATTTATAGAGCTGATGGTACGTTCTGAAGCTCACCTCTGTGGGTCTGAGAAAGCTCAAAGAAGGCCCTGAGAAGCCTCTTGGTGTGCTCCATCAAGCCTGAAAAAaaccaataacaaacaataaaaacttGTATGAAGCGGTTTCAATACTGGGTACAGTTCCATTAACCGTAGCATTCTGAGAGTATATTTATCAAGAGTGTGCCAATTAACAAAGTCCTTCAAAATCAATTAGACGACTGCTTCTCTCAGTGTTTAGTTATTCTCTATACAGAATAATCAAAAGGTAAGTTATAAACATACCTTTATAAAGCTCTGCCGTTTTCTCCAACTCCTCCAGCCTCTTGACCAGTCCGTCTGCAACCACACATCGTCACAAAACAACAAGCGTCACCCTTAGCGGGTAATAACACAGATgataaacggactgcatttatgaagaaccagtggccactcagagcgctttacaatattgcctaaacATTCACGGCAGTGTCAACCATACAAgtagacagccagctcgtcaggatcAGTTAGAGTtcggcgtcttgctcaggggcacCTTGACACTCCGCCTTAGCTggagatcgaactagcaaccggAAGGTTTCTAgtttgatccctggctcctccccgcTGAGTGTCAGGTATCGCAGCGCGAGACGCCCCACccttacattcacacacacgttcacacaccgacggcggagtcgaccatacaaggcgacagccagcccgtTAGGAGCAGTTGGGGGGAGGTCTCTtgttcagggacacctcgacactcagcgaggaggagccagggatcaaaTTAGAGACCAGCCAACCCACTCGGCCTCCTGAGCCACGTGCCGCCCCTAGACCGGTTCAGACCAGCCAGTACGCCGGGGGGGTCTCACCGTTGCAGAGGATGGCCCGGCTGAGGCCCAGGGCGTCGGCGGTGCCGGAGCTCATGTTCTCCACCAGGCGGTGCTTCACCTTCTTCAGCACTggaacacagacatacacacacacacacacacaaatacacacacacacacacacacacacaaatacacacacacacacacgagagactATCAATCCACTAGGAATTCAACCATACTATCAATGGTATTACAACTTTGCAACGACACGATATATAACTTTCTTCATCTCGGTCTTGGACCGGTATAATTTTCAAACTAGTGACATATCGGAGCAGTGGCTTATAGGGCTGCACGATGTACGTTTTCGCATTGTAATCGCTCATTAATTCGCCACCATACAGCTCTGTATAACGAGTGCAAAGCAGAATCTGAATACCATGCAACCAAAGCAAAAAATCTATGTAGGATGCCTTTGCCAGTGTTGCACCGTATAAAAAGGGTTCCAAACGGATCTACGCAGATGCACTCCACTACAAAATCACCCGCGATACGTATCACGATATTTTTCTAATGACACCGACGCAGTATTCTCCGTGGGTGGTCGTCTCCGTGCACGTGTCTCACAGCCCTCACCTATGTCCAGGGACTTGCCCTGCTTGGGGTCCGCCTGCAGCTTGTTGTAGTGGATCACAGCTTcttcctaacacacacacacacacacacacacacacacacacacacacacacacacacacacacacacacacacacacacacacacacacacacacacacacacacacacacacacacacacacacacacacgttaggcTGAACCCGTTACAAGTTGAAAATCATTGCTATTTGTTAGTTATTTCAACGTTTATTCCTAAGTCTATTAATGTTATTTTGGTTCTGAGGACAATTTACCGGCTTAAAAGGGGGACGTCTCGCTCTGCAGTTTTCTAATAAGTGAGCGAGTTTTGTTTACAACACGCAGATGGAACAACTCTCTTAGAGAAGAACTTGAGATAGACTCCTCCCCTTAAGCATTTCAACCAAAACATCATCAGTGTACAGGGCTGATGCATGATGGGATGGAAAATCAGAAGAAACTTCCTAACCCAGCCCCAGAGAGTAGCTTGGGGAGAAGGATGCTGCACTCGAATGCAAACCCTCCTGTTACACTGTACTGCTGCAGGATAAATCCTTCTATACTGCGGTCGTTTTCAGAGTGATAGCGAACGAATCCAAGCACTGGCGTAGCTACCCCACGGTGT
This region includes:
- the pick1 gene encoding PRKCA-binding protein; translation: MFTDMDYDLEEDKLGIPTVPGTVTLKKDGQNLIGISIGGGAQHCPCLYIVQVFDNTPAALEGTLAAGDEITGVNGKLVKGKTKVEVAKMIQAVQEEAVIHYNKLQADPKQGKSLDIVLKKVKHRLVENMSSGTADALGLSRAILCNDGLVKRLEELEKTAELYKGLMEHTKRLLRAFFELSQTHRAFGDVFSVIGVREPQAAASEAFVKFADAHRNIEKFGIQLLKTIKPMLHDLNTYLHKAIPDTKLTIRKYLDVKFEYLSYCLKVKEMDDEEYTSIAMGEPMYRVCTGNYEYRLVLRCRQEARARFAKMRKDVLEKIELLDQKHVQDIVFQLQRFVSGMSRYYDECYAVLKEADVFPIEVDLSRTMINYGGQSQAYDDQEDEEEEEEEEEAKDKEEGGGGVGRQAENGGEKLIDDE